One Sphingomicrobium marinum genomic window carries:
- a CDS encoding retroviral-like aspartic protease family protein, with product MIGKLTLVSLLAIAAAEASNGNEMTAPTPPPQATGAGAGDDTLLVLFERDPQDRMTIPVKVGGVEEELRFLVDTGAEHSAISVELAQELALEQAPARRVVSFGGERVIPAVTVASMSFSDQEIEDVSALTLSRGALGSDGLIGIDQLALQLVTFDFENGEMQMRPSPYRSKRERRGTISVDLRERKGRLVVSEAMLGSKRIDVILDTGSSITIGNAALARRLGAEELSEFLNLQMLTVTGDLVQIRYGEMKDVRIGSMNFDTLPVAFAEAEPFDRLGFSDRPAIILGMDVLRSFGTMTIDFRRREARFTARQGDALQPRDYWGIGSVTRQGTPRGRLGGS from the coding sequence ATGATCGGCAAACTAACCCTTGTCTCACTGCTGGCCATCGCTGCCGCCGAAGCGTCGAACGGCAACGAAATGACGGCGCCCACGCCGCCGCCGCAAGCCACGGGTGCGGGCGCGGGTGACGATACCCTGCTCGTCCTGTTCGAACGCGATCCGCAGGACCGGATGACGATCCCCGTCAAGGTTGGCGGGGTCGAAGAGGAACTTCGTTTTCTTGTCGATACTGGCGCTGAACATAGCGCTATCTCGGTCGAATTGGCGCAAGAGCTGGCGTTGGAGCAGGCCCCGGCACGGCGCGTCGTGAGCTTTGGCGGCGAACGGGTGATCCCGGCGGTGACTGTAGCCAGCATGTCGTTCAGCGATCAGGAGATCGAAGACGTCAGTGCGCTGACGCTCAGCCGCGGCGCGCTGGGCAGCGATGGGCTGATCGGCATCGACCAGCTGGCGCTGCAACTGGTGACCTTCGATTTCGAAAATGGCGAAATGCAGATGCGGCCGAGTCCATACCGATCCAAGCGCGAACGACGCGGCACGATTTCGGTAGACCTGAGAGAGCGCAAAGGCCGATTGGTAGTCAGCGAGGCCATGCTGGGATCCAAGCGAATCGACGTCATTCTCGACACCGGTAGCTCGATCACCATCGGCAATGCCGCGCTGGCGCGGCGCCTGGGCGCCGAAGAACTGTCCGAATTTCTCAATCTCCAGATGCTGACCGTTACCGGAGATCTCGTCCAGATCCGATACGGCGAAATGAAGGACGTGCGCATCGGGTCGATGAACTTCGATACGCTGCCGGTCGCTTTCGCAGAGGCCGAACCATTCGATCGGCTGGGGTTCAGCGATCGCCCAGCGATTATCCTGGGTATGGACGTGCTGCGCAGTTTCGGCACGATGACGATCGATTTTCGCCGCCGCGAAGCTCGCTTCACTGCACGGCAGGGCGATGCCCTGCAGCCGCGCGATTATTGGGGCATCGGCAGCGTCACGCGGCAAGGCACGCCGCGGGGGCGACTAGGCGGAAGCTAG
- the aguB gene encoding N-carbamoylputrescine amidase: MTKITVAALQLELGGTATENIAHVVDLVKEAADKGAKVVLPPELFEGPYFCRVEDEDWFSAARAPHEHPSVIAMQELAERLGIWIPTSFFEADGPHHYNSLAMIGPDGKVAGVYRKSHIPDGPGYEEKFYFRPGNTGFKVWPGPECSTLGVGICWDQWYPETARAMMLMGADVLFYPTAIGTEPHDPELDTSRLWRRAMIGHAVSNVVPVVAANRIGTESGQRFYGHSFICDERGDLLAEFGAKETGVLVAELDLAAAKKHRAAFGFFRDRRPELYGRLTQDI; this comes from the coding sequence ATGACCAAGATCACCGTCGCCGCTCTCCAGCTCGAACTGGGCGGCACCGCTACCGAAAACATCGCGCATGTCGTCGACCTCGTGAAGGAAGCCGCGGACAAAGGCGCCAAGGTCGTGCTGCCGCCCGAACTCTTCGAAGGCCCCTATTTCTGCCGCGTCGAGGATGAGGACTGGTTCAGCGCTGCGCGTGCACCGCATGAGCACCCGTCGGTGATCGCCATGCAGGAACTGGCCGAGCGCCTGGGTATCTGGATCCCCACCAGCTTCTTCGAAGCCGATGGCCCGCATCATTACAATTCGCTCGCGATGATCGGACCTGACGGCAAGGTCGCTGGCGTTTATCGCAAGAGCCACATTCCGGACGGGCCCGGTTATGAGGAAAAATTCTATTTCCGCCCCGGCAATACCGGCTTCAAGGTCTGGCCAGGTCCTGAATGCTCGACGCTTGGCGTGGGGATTTGCTGGGACCAATGGTATCCCGAAACCGCGCGCGCGATGATGCTGATGGGCGCCGATGTGCTGTTCTACCCGACCGCGATCGGCACCGAACCGCACGATCCCGAGCTCGACACCAGCCGGCTATGGCGCCGCGCGATGATCGGGCATGCCGTATCGAACGTCGTTCCGGTCGTTGCCGCCAACCGCATCGGCACCGAAAGCGGCCAGCGTTTTTACGGCCACAGCTTTATCTGCGACGAGCGCGGCGACCTGCTTGCCGAATTCGGAGCAAAGGAAACGGGCGTGCTGGTGGCCGAACTCGACCTGGCAGCCGCCAAGAAACACCGCGCCGCCTTCGGCTTCTTCCGCGACCGCCGCCCCGAGCTTTACGGACGACTGACGCAAGACATCTAA
- a CDS encoding alpha/beta hydrolase family protein: protein MKSFWLAGIAAFAAATAQAQAMPLKEAAEKFGQRSSAWGAQLSPSGSRIVYLSAGEGASTVVYVYDVASNTARAILSSEGDPESLYWCDFASEERLICQFGGVEEWNGEIIPFTRLISIGADGSDPKGLGARQRSSTQYVWLSDGGILDWLPDLDGEVLMTRHYAPEAGRTGSRISDDTSGTTVERIDVDSLKARTIERPAENIAFYRTDGRGNVRIRAVRRVRAGQMTGEYSMQYREPGSDKWLDLGTYDSTDNSGPFPLAVDADTNMLYHLEALDGRDALYRRKLDGSSERELVAAHDRVDIDGVVRLDNGQRVVGYSYEDDEPTTVYFDDDVRSLRSALSRAIEGDPMIGYASTTVDGNKVIVRATSDTDPGYFWLFDKQAKTLDPLFAARAPLEGVDLAPVKAIEYQAADGTSIPAYLTMSADGPQTGRPAVVLPHGGPSSRDRWGFDWLPQFLAARGYAVIQPNFRGSSGYGADFLGDNAFRDWQTAMSDIASSADYLASSGIADPGKIAILGWSYGGYAALQSAALDPDTYKAVVAIAPVTDIIQLRSDARRSFNSKLVRDMVGGGANARTGSPINNASKIKAPVLLVHGDMDLNVDKDHSIRMEDALSDAGKQVELIRFDKLEHQLDDSAARIEMLTKIGELLDRTIGS from the coding sequence ATGAAATCATTTTGGTTGGCGGGGATCGCCGCGTTTGCGGCGGCTACGGCGCAGGCGCAAGCCATGCCGCTCAAGGAAGCGGCGGAGAAATTCGGGCAGCGATCGAGCGCGTGGGGCGCGCAACTCTCGCCCTCCGGTTCGCGAATTGTCTATCTGTCCGCTGGCGAGGGCGCATCGACCGTCGTCTACGTCTATGACGTCGCATCGAACACCGCGCGCGCGATCCTCTCGTCCGAAGGCGATCCTGAGTCGCTCTATTGGTGCGATTTCGCTTCTGAAGAACGGCTCATCTGCCAGTTCGGCGGGGTCGAGGAATGGAATGGCGAAATCATCCCGTTCACCCGTTTGATCTCGATCGGAGCCGACGGTTCCGATCCCAAGGGTCTTGGAGCGCGGCAACGCAGTTCGACCCAATATGTGTGGCTGTCCGACGGCGGCATCCTGGATTGGCTGCCCGACCTCGATGGCGAGGTGCTGATGACCCGTCACTACGCACCCGAGGCAGGCCGAACCGGATCGCGCATCTCCGACGATACCAGCGGCACGACGGTCGAGCGTATCGACGTCGACAGCCTGAAGGCACGTACGATCGAGCGACCCGCCGAAAATATCGCCTTCTACCGCACCGACGGTCGCGGCAATGTGCGCATCCGTGCCGTGCGGCGGGTACGGGCCGGCCAGATGACCGGCGAATATTCGATGCAGTATCGCGAGCCCGGTTCGGACAAGTGGCTCGACCTCGGGACATATGACAGCACCGACAACTCGGGGCCTTTCCCGCTTGCGGTCGATGCCGACACCAACATGCTCTATCATCTCGAAGCGCTCGATGGCCGCGACGCGCTCTATCGCCGCAAGTTGGACGGCAGCAGCGAGCGCGAGCTGGTCGCCGCGCATGACCGCGTCGATATCGACGGCGTCGTGCGACTCGACAACGGCCAGCGCGTCGTTGGCTACAGCTACGAGGATGACGAGCCAACCACGGTATATTTCGACGACGATGTAAGGTCGCTGAGGAGCGCGCTGTCGCGGGCGATCGAGGGTGATCCGATGATCGGCTATGCTTCGACGACGGTCGACGGCAACAAGGTTATCGTGCGTGCCACGTCGGACACCGATCCTGGCTATTTCTGGCTGTTCGACAAGCAGGCCAAGACGCTCGACCCGCTCTTTGCAGCGCGCGCGCCGCTCGAAGGTGTCGATCTCGCTCCGGTAAAGGCCATCGAGTACCAGGCCGCCGACGGCACCAGCATCCCGGCTTATCTCACGATGAGCGCGGATGGCCCGCAGACAGGACGTCCCGCAGTCGTGCTGCCGCATGGGGGACCGAGTTCGCGTGATCGCTGGGGCTTTGACTGGCTGCCGCAATTCCTGGCGGCGCGCGGCTATGCCGTGATCCAGCCCAATTTTCGCGGCTCGTCGGGTTATGGCGCCGATTTCCTAGGCGATAACGCCTTTCGCGATTGGCAGACGGCGATGTCCGATATTGCGTCATCCGCCGATTATCTGGCGAGTTCGGGGATCGCCGATCCCGGCAAGATCGCCATTCTCGGCTGGTCTTACGGCGGCTATGCGGCATTGCAATCGGCCGCGCTCGATCCTGACACGTACAAGGCGGTGGTCGCGATCGCGCCGGTGACCGATATCATTCAGTTGCGCAGCGATGCGCGCCGGTCGTTCAATTCGAAGCTGGTACGCGACATGGTGGGTGGCGGCGCCAATGCGCGCACCGGATCACCGATCAACAATGCATCGAAGATCAAGGCGCCCGTCCTACTGGTCCATGGGGACATGGATCTCAATGTCGACAAGGACCACAGCATCCGCATGGAAGATGCGCTGTCCGACGCTGGCAAGCAGGTCGAGCTGATACGGTTCGACAAGCTCGAACATCAGCTGGACGATAGCGCAGCGCGAATCGAGATGCTGACCAAGATCGGCGAACTGCTCGATCGAACCATCGGCAGCTGA
- the folK gene encoding 2-amino-4-hydroxy-6-hydroxymethyldihydropteridine diphosphokinase: protein MEEATPHLYAIGIGSNRPHHRHGRPAGVVEAAIAALEKHFLLFDASSIVLNPAMGVAGRDFANAVAIVEAELSPEPMLVALKALERDFGRRGGKRWGTRVLDLDILAWNGGDYASRSLVIPHPGLDQRRFALGPLAQIAPDWRPSGNLTFRHKAFRLGRAKKVES from the coding sequence ATGGAAGAGGCAACGCCCCATCTCTATGCGATTGGCATCGGGTCCAATCGCCCGCATCATCGCCATGGCCGGCCTGCGGGCGTCGTCGAGGCCGCGATCGCCGCGCTCGAAAAGCATTTCCTGCTGTTCGACGCCTCTTCGATCGTCCTCAATCCCGCCATGGGCGTTGCCGGGCGCGACTTTGCCAATGCCGTTGCGATAGTCGAAGCCGAGCTGTCTCCGGAGCCCATGCTGGTGGCCCTCAAGGCGCTGGAACGCGACTTCGGTCGCCGCGGTGGCAAGCGCTGGGGCACGCGCGTGCTCGATCTCGACATCCTGGCGTGGAACGGCGGTGATTATGCCAGCCGGTCGTTGGTGATCCCCCACCCCGGTCTCGACCAGCGCCGTTTCGCGCTCGGCCCGCTTGCCCAGATCGCGCCCGACTGGCGGCCCAGCGGCAATCTGACCTTTCGTCACAAGGCATTTCGCCTCGGCCGCGCAAAGAAGGTTGAAAGCTGA
- a CDS encoding RNA methyltransferase, with translation MSHKPIIVLVEPQLGQNIGKAARAMLNFGLTEMRIVSPRDGWPNPEAGPAASGADIVLDQAEIFKTTADAVADCSLVYASTVRRRDVQTPVVGPEEMAREIHASEGRSAILFGRERSGLSTEDVALSTKIVTVPINPEFGSLNLAQAVILLAYEWSRSAGLAQPTAKEFDPPAPMRELEGLIGHLNEELDARGYFYPPERTAATQQTIRTLLTKPGWSSREVSALRGMIKILAKSRS, from the coding sequence ATGAGCCACAAGCCGATCATCGTGCTGGTCGAGCCCCAGCTTGGCCAGAATATCGGCAAGGCCGCGCGCGCAATGCTCAATTTCGGGCTGACCGAGATGCGGATCGTCAGTCCGCGCGACGGCTGGCCCAATCCCGAGGCAGGCCCCGCCGCCAGCGGTGCCGACATCGTCCTCGACCAGGCCGAGATCTTCAAGACGACCGCGGACGCGGTGGCCGACTGCAGCCTCGTTTACGCATCCACCGTGCGTCGCCGCGACGTGCAGACCCCCGTCGTCGGGCCCGAGGAAATGGCGCGCGAGATTCACGCCAGCGAAGGCCGCAGTGCGATTCTGTTCGGGCGCGAACGTTCGGGTCTGTCGACCGAGGATGTCGCTCTTTCGACCAAAATCGTCACCGTCCCGATCAACCCAGAGTTCGGTAGCCTTAACCTTGCCCAGGCCGTCATCCTGCTGGCCTACGAATGGTCGCGCAGCGCCGGGCTGGCACAGCCGACAGCCAAAGAATTCGATCCGCCTGCCCCGATGCGGGAACTGGAAGGACTGATCGGCCATCTCAACGAAGAGCTCGATGCTCGCGGCTATTTCTACCCGCCCGAGCGGACCGCTGCGACGCAGCAGACTATCCGCACCCTCCTGACCAAACCCGGCTGGTCGAGCCGCGAAGTGTCTGCCTTGCGCGGCATGATCAAGATCCTGGCGAAAAGCCGTTCGTAG
- a CDS encoding PilZ domain-containing protein: protein MDKGPVETTLYSLRDEAPDVSQGEDRRDGKRHMTLFRVGAIVLADQRELCLIKNISAGGMMVRVYCDVAPETPIRIELKCGEPISGSVTWVNGNNCGITFDAPIDVLDILATNEHGPRPRMPRIEIECPVTLYDEGHRIEVRALDISQGGIKVESDASLHCDADIAVALPGMAPLAGVVKWASEDCAGITFNRLVPLATLIGWLQERRDGLRKAS, encoded by the coding sequence TTGGACAAAGGTCCGGTTGAAACGACGTTATATTCGCTGCGGGACGAAGCACCCGACGTGAGCCAGGGCGAAGATCGCCGCGATGGCAAACGACATATGACGCTGTTTCGCGTCGGTGCCATCGTGCTCGCCGACCAGCGCGAGCTCTGCCTCATCAAGAATATCTCCGCCGGTGGGATGATGGTGCGCGTCTATTGCGACGTTGCTCCCGAAACCCCGATCCGGATCGAGCTCAAGTGCGGCGAACCGATTTCGGGCAGTGTCACTTGGGTCAACGGCAACAATTGCGGGATCACCTTCGATGCGCCGATCGACGTGCTCGATATCCTGGCCACCAACGAACACGGTCCCCGTCCGCGCATGCCGCGGATTGAAATCGAATGCCCCGTCACGCTGTATGACGAGGGCCATCGCATAGAAGTGCGCGCGCTCGACATCAGTCAGGGCGGGATCAAAGTCGAAAGCGATGCTTCGCTGCATTGCGATGCCGATATCGCGGTCGCCCTGCCCGGAATGGCGCCATTGGCGGGTGTCGTGAAGTGGGCCTCCGAGGACTGCGCCGGCATCACTTTCAATCGGCTGGTCCCCCTCGCCACGCTAATCGGGTGGCTGCAGGAACGTCGCGACGGACTGCGCAAGGCTAGTTAG
- the nrdR gene encoding transcriptional regulator NrdR → MRCPFCTHESSQVKDSRPSEDGAAIRRRRQCEACAARFTTFERVQLRDLTVVKKDGKREPFEQAKLQSSIRHACRKRNISEGQIERLAHSIQRQLETGGDEVQAGEIGEKVMEGLKSLDSVAYIRFASVYRDFKEAGDFAEIAGSVDDE, encoded by the coding sequence TTGCGCTGCCCCTTCTGCACCCATGAATCGAGCCAGGTAAAGGACTCGCGCCCGTCTGAGGATGGCGCCGCGATCCGTCGTCGCCGCCAGTGCGAGGCGTGCGCGGCGCGCTTCACCACGTTCGAACGCGTGCAGCTGCGCGATCTCACCGTGGTCAAGAAAGACGGCAAGCGCGAACCCTTCGAGCAGGCCAAGCTGCAAAGCTCGATCCGCCACGCCTGTCGAAAGCGTAACATTTCCGAAGGCCAGATCGAGCGGCTGGCGCACTCGATCCAGCGCCAGCTCGAAACCGGCGGCGATGAAGTGCAGGCAGGCGAGATCGGCGAAAAGGTCATGGAAGGCCTCAAGTCGCTCGACAGCGTCGCCTATATCCGCTTCGCCTCGGTCTACCGCGACTTCAAGGAAGCCGGTGACTTTGCGGAGATCGCAGGCAGCGTCGACGACGAATGA
- the rpsD gene encoding 30S ribosomal protein S4, whose translation MSKRSSAKYKLDRRMGENVFGRPKSPVNRREYGPGQHGQRRKGKMSDFGLQLRAKQKLKGYYGDVTEKQFRRTFKDAANMKGDTGQNLIGLLERRLDMIVYRAKFAPTIWAARQLVSHGHIRVNDVKCNVASRRCDVNDVISLGPKAKEMALVLEAQSLAERDIPDYVVPDGNDKVSFTRVPSLDEVPYPVRMEPNLVVEFYSR comes from the coding sequence ATGTCGAAGCGCTCAAGCGCCAAGTATAAACTCGACCGCCGCATGGGTGAAAACGTCTTTGGACGTCCCAAGAGCCCGGTCAACCGCCGCGAATATGGTCCCGGCCAGCACGGCCAGCGCCGCAAGGGCAAGATGTCCGACTTCGGCCTGCAACTGCGCGCCAAGCAGAAGCTCAAGGGCTATTATGGCGACGTGACGGAAAAGCAGTTCCGCCGCACCTTCAAGGACGCCGCCAACATGAAGGGCGATACGGGCCAGAACCTGATCGGCCTGCTCGAGCGCCGTCTCGACATGATCGTCTATCGCGCCAAGTTCGCGCCGACCATCTGGGCCGCGCGCCAGCTTGTCAGCCACGGTCACATCCGCGTCAACGACGTGAAGTGCAATGTCGCCAGCCGCCGCTGCGACGTGAACGACGTTATCTCGCTCGGCCCCAAGGCCAAGGAAATGGCGCTGGTTCTCGAAGCGCAGAGCCTCGCCGAGCGCGACATCCCCGATTATGTCGTTCCCGATGGCAACGACAAGGTGAGCTTCACCCGCGTTCCGAGCCTCGACGAGGTGCCCTACCCCGTCCGCATGGAACCCAACCTGGTCGTCGAATTCTATTCGCGTTAA
- the glyA gene encoding serine hydroxymethyltransferase — MATAPDIQKIRAEGFFTDALAKTDSAVADAIANELKREQKQIELIASENIVSKAVLEAQGSVLTNKYAEGYPGRRYYQGCAPSDTVESLAIERAKDLFDCAYANVQPHSGAQANGAVLLALIKPGDTILGMSLDAGGHLTHGAAPAMSGKWFDAVQYGVDKDTHLIDYDEVERLAKEHQPKMIIAGGSAYPRHIDFERFRDIADEVGAYLHVDMAHFAGLVAAGEHPSPLPHAHVVTTTTHKTLRGPRGGMILCNDEKLGKKFNSAVFPGLQGGPLMHVIAAKAVAFGEALQPEFKTYSRQVIRNAQVLCAQLKDRGADLVAGGTDTHVGLIDLRPLGITGKDADEALERAGITCNKNGVPFDPLPPMKTSGIRVGSPAGTTRGFGEDEFRAIGDMVADVLHGVAKTGGEGDASVEADVKQRVEALCDRFPIYEG; from the coding sequence ATGGCTACCGCACCCGACATCCAGAAAATTCGCGCCGAAGGCTTCTTCACCGACGCGCTTGCAAAGACCGACAGCGCCGTTGCCGATGCGATCGCAAACGAGCTCAAGCGCGAGCAGAAGCAGATCGAACTGATCGCTTCGGAAAATATCGTGTCAAAGGCGGTGCTCGAAGCACAGGGTTCGGTGCTCACCAACAAATATGCCGAAGGCTATCCCGGTCGCCGCTATTATCAGGGCTGCGCACCGTCGGACACGGTCGAGAGCCTTGCGATCGAGCGCGCGAAGGACTTGTTCGATTGCGCCTATGCCAACGTCCAGCCGCATTCGGGGGCGCAGGCCAATGGCGCCGTGCTGCTGGCACTGATCAAGCCCGGCGACACGATCCTGGGCATGAGCCTCGATGCCGGCGGTCACCTTACCCACGGCGCTGCTCCGGCGATGTCGGGCAAGTGGTTCGATGCCGTCCAGTACGGCGTCGACAAGGACACGCACCTCATCGACTATGACGAGGTCGAGCGGCTTGCCAAGGAGCACCAGCCCAAGATGATCATCGCGGGCGGCTCGGCCTATCCGCGTCATATCGACTTCGAACGCTTCCGCGACATCGCCGACGAAGTTGGCGCCTACCTGCATGTCGACATGGCGCATTTCGCCGGCCTCGTCGCAGCTGGCGAGCATCCCAGCCCCCTGCCCCACGCGCATGTCGTCACCACGACGACGCACAAGACGCTTCGCGGACCGCGCGGCGGCATGATCCTTTGCAATGACGAGAAACTGGGCAAAAAATTCAATTCCGCCGTCTTCCCGGGCCTCCAAGGCGGCCCGCTGATGCACGTCATCGCCGCCAAGGCGGTGGCGTTCGGCGAAGCGCTGCAGCCCGAATTCAAGACTTATTCGCGCCAGGTCATCCGCAACGCACAGGTGCTGTGCGCGCAGCTCAAAGACCGCGGCGCCGACCTGGTCGCGGGCGGAACCGACACACATGTCGGCCTCATCGATCTGAGGCCCCTCGGCATCACCGGCAAGGACGCCGACGAGGCGCTCGAACGCGCCGGCATCACTTGCAACAAGAACGGTGTGCCCTTCGATCCGCTGCCGCCGATGAAAACGAGTGGAATCCGCGTGGGCAGCCCGGCTGGCACGACCCGCGGCTTCGGCGAAGACGAATTCCGCGCGATCGGCGATATGGTCGCCGATGTCCTGCACGGCGTCGCCAAGACCGGCGGCGAAGGCGATGCGTCGGTCGAAGCGGATGTGAAGCAGCGCGTCGAGGCGCTGTGCGATCGTTTCCCCATCTACGAAGGCTGA
- a CDS encoding PilZ domain-containing protein: MDESSMNHNRKERRSHVFMKAELEFGGRTVEVKLRNLSADGALIESDDLPVEGSQLLFRKGDLKVPGRIAWLRQHRAGVSFAQPLAPAQLLRHVPTPRPKSLPQSKRPAIRAKDLSLEERRYSENWLWSEPIIPPKD; the protein is encoded by the coding sequence ATGGACGAAAGCTCAATGAACCATAACCGCAAGGAACGCCGCAGCCACGTCTTCATGAAGGCGGAGCTGGAATTCGGCGGCCGTACGGTCGAAGTGAAGCTCAGGAACCTGTCGGCAGACGGGGCCCTGATCGAAAGCGACGACCTGCCGGTAGAGGGCAGCCAGCTCCTGTTCCGCAAGGGCGATCTCAAGGTGCCGGGCCGTATCGCCTGGCTCCGCCAGCATCGTGCCGGGGTCAGCTTCGCCCAGCCGCTGGCGCCCGCACAATTGCTGCGCCACGTGCCGACGCCGCGGCCCAAATCTTTGCCGCAGAGCAAGCGTCCGGCGATCCGTGCCAAGGACTTGAGCCTTGAGGAACGCCGCTATTCGGAAAATTGGCTGTGGAGCGAACCGATCATCCCGCCCAAGGACTGA
- a CDS encoding agmatine deiminase family protein, whose product MTKPPLPEWAPHAAMWIGFPSHADLWEDDLAPAQEEVAALAAALWQDGKGEEIRLVAANEEAATEAQRLAPFATVIVEPFGDIWLRDTGPIIVDGRAQGFGFNGWGGKYALEGDDSIGQRLAASAGLNYSKADWILEGGAIDGDGTGTFITTEECLLNPNRNPELTREDIEARLASDLGGRRIVWLGKGLRNDHTDGHVDNLARFVGEGRVAIPMPDGEDDPNELVYADAAERLLDADLDVTAIPSPGKVERGGDIVPASYMNFLIGNAAVVVPLYGAPNDDAAVEAIADLFPDHQVIGLRADHILTGGGSFHCISQQVPA is encoded by the coding sequence ATGACCAAGCCCCCACTTCCAGAATGGGCCCCGCACGCCGCGATGTGGATCGGTTTTCCGAGCCATGCGGACCTGTGGGAAGACGACCTTGCACCGGCACAAGAAGAAGTCGCCGCGCTCGCCGCTGCGCTGTGGCAGGACGGCAAGGGCGAGGAAATCCGGCTGGTCGCTGCAAACGAGGAGGCCGCGACCGAGGCGCAACGCCTTGCCCCATTCGCCACCGTGATCGTCGAGCCCTTCGGCGATATCTGGCTGCGCGATACCGGGCCGATCATCGTGGATGGCCGCGCGCAGGGTTTCGGCTTCAACGGCTGGGGCGGAAAATATGCGCTGGAAGGCGATGATAGCATCGGGCAACGCCTCGCCGCATCTGCAGGCCTGAACTACAGCAAGGCTGACTGGATCCTCGAAGGCGGCGCGATCGATGGGGACGGCACGGGCACGTTCATCACGACCGAGGAATGCCTGCTCAACCCCAACCGCAATCCGGAACTGACCCGCGAAGATATCGAAGCCCGCCTGGCGAGCGATTTGGGCGGGCGCCGCATCGTCTGGCTCGGCAAGGGACTGCGCAACGATCACACCGACGGGCATGTCGACAATCTCGCGCGCTTTGTCGGCGAAGGCCGCGTCGCGATTCCCATGCCTGATGGCGAGGATGATCCCAACGAACTGGTCTACGCCGATGCCGCCGAACGACTGCTCGACGCCGATCTGGACGTCACCGCCATACCGTCGCCCGGCAAGGTCGAACGCGGCGGCGACATCGTACCCGCCAGCTACATGAATTTTCTTATTGGCAATGCCGCGGTGGTCGTGCCGCTTTATGGCGCGCCCAACGATGACGCCGCGGTCGAAGCCATCGCCGACCTCTTCCCCGACCACCAGGTCATTGGCCTACGCGCCGACCATATACTGACCGGTGGGGGAAGCTTTCACTGCATTTCGCAACAGGTGCCCGCATGA
- a CDS encoding chorismate mutase has product MEEVREGVDAVDREIVRLLRQRFDYMDAAARIKPDREAVRDEWRKADVKKKVDAEARRLGVDPDLLNRLYEDLIETSIAHEFERFDAMRG; this is encoded by the coding sequence ATGGAAGAAGTTCGTGAGGGCGTTGACGCCGTGGATCGTGAAATCGTGCGGCTCCTCCGTCAACGTTTCGATTACATGGACGCGGCGGCGCGCATCAAACCCGACCGCGAGGCGGTGCGCGACGAATGGCGCAAGGCGGACGTAAAAAAGAAAGTCGACGCCGAAGCACGTAGGCTTGGCGTCGACCCTGATCTTTTAAACCGATTGTACGAGGATCTCATCGAGACCTCGATCGCGCACGAATTCGAACGGTTCGACGCAATGCGCGGGTAG
- a CDS encoding GNAT family N-acetyltransferase, whose protein sequence is MQRAAAHPLEGEEADEIRTDRLVLRKARPDDLDQLHAIFTDAETMAHWSTPPHKTLKESRDWLQSMIEGSGMARADYIIEKDGEVLGKVGPFKLPELGVLVRRDQWGQGIGFEAMSAIIAYLRERSFPYLVADIDPANKASVRLFEKLGFAQSGYKKNAMLYDGKPVDSVYMRKEL, encoded by the coding sequence GTGCAGCGCGCCGCTGCACATCCGCTCGAAGGGGAAGAGGCGGACGAAATCCGGACCGACCGGCTGGTGCTGCGCAAGGCGCGCCCCGACGACCTAGACCAGTTGCACGCCATTTTCACCGACGCCGAAACGATGGCGCATTGGTCGACGCCGCCGCACAAGACGCTGAAGGAAAGCCGCGACTGGCTGCAGTCGATGATCGAAGGATCAGGCATGGCCCGCGCCGATTATATCATCGAAAAGGATGGCGAGGTTCTCGGCAAGGTCGGGCCCTTCAAACTTCCCGAACTGGGCGTGCTCGTGCGGCGCGATCAATGGGGGCAGGGGATCGGCTTCGAAGCGATGAGCGCCATCATTGCGTATCTCCGCGAGCGGAGTTTTCCCTATCTGGTGGCGGATATCGACCCAGCAAATAAAGCATCGGTGCGCTTGTTCGAGAAGCTGGGGTTCGCGCAATCGGGCTACAAGAAGAACGCCATGCTCTACGACGGCAAGCCGGTCGACAGCGTCTATATGCGAAAAGAGCTTTAG